From Entelurus aequoreus isolate RoL-2023_Sb linkage group LG22, RoL_Eaeq_v1.1, whole genome shotgun sequence, one genomic window encodes:
- the tmem184c gene encoding transmembrane protein 184C has translation MPCSCGDWRRWIRPLVVVLYILLLLVVLPLCVWELQKSEVGTHNKAWFIAGIFVFMTIPISLWGILQHLVHYTQPELQKPIIRILWMVPIYSLDSWIALKYPSIAIYVDTCRECYEAYVIYNFLTFLLNYLENQYPSLVMMLEVQEQQKHLPPLCCCPPWPMGEVLLLRCKLGVLQYTVVRPVTTVIALICQLCGVYDEGNFSSTNAWTYLVIFNNMSQLFAMYCLVLFYRALREELSPIQPVGKFLCVKMVVFVSFWQAALIALLVKVGVISEKRTWDWQSVEAVATGLQDFVICVEMFLAAIAHHFSFTYKPYIQEAEEGSCFDSFMAMWDISDVRADISEQVRNVGRTVMGRPRNSYFGEAQSDGERSGLLSSSASQDAIAEAASDPVTPKGHYQGMGSTQTPHSVSAPAGLSHAHWDQGHEAEEHVAHSDGSKEPEDADLIAIT, from the exons ATGCCTTGCTCCTGTGGGGACTGGAGACGATGGATTCGTCCCCTGGTGGTCGTCTTGTACATCCTGTTGCTGCTCGTCGTCCTGCCTTTGTGCGTCTGGGAACTGCAGAAGTCAGAG GTGGGTACACACAACAAAGCCTGGTTCATCGCTGGCATATTTGTCTTCATGACCATCCCGATATCATTGTGGGGCATCCTCCAACATCTGGTTCACTACACTCAACCTGAGCTTCAGAAACCTATTATTAG AATTTTATGGATGGTGCCAATCTACAGTTTGGACAGt tgGATTGCGCTGAAATATCCCAGCATTGCCATTTACGTGGACACGTGCAGAGAGTGCTACGAGGCCTACGTCATCTACAACTTCCTGACCTTCCTGCTCAACTACCTGGAGAATCAGTACCCCAGCCTGGTGATGATGCTGGAGGTCCAGGAGCAGCAGAAGCACCTTCCTCCTCTCTGCTGCTGCCCGCCCTGGCCCATGGGAGA GGTTTTACTTTTAAGATGCAAGCTGGGAGTGCTGCAATACACCGTGGTTAGACCTGTCACCACTGTCATCGCTCT GATCTGTCAGCTGTGCGGCGTGTATGACGAAGGCAACTTTAGCTCTACTAACGCTTGGACGTACCTGGTTATTTTCAACAACATGTCGCAGCTG TTTGCCATGTACTGCCTGGTGCTGTTCTACAGGGCTCTGCGAGAGGAGCTGAGTCCCATCCAACCAGTGGGCAAATTCCTGTGTGTCAAAATGGTGGTCTTTGTCTCCTTTTG GCAAGCTGCGCTCATTGCTTTACTGGTCAAAGTGGGCGTCATCTCGGAGAAACGCACCTGGGACTGGCAGAGTGTAGAGGCGGTCGCTACGGGACTACAG GACTTTGTCATATGCGTGGAGATGTTCCTGGCGGCCATCGCCCACCACTTCAGCTTCACCTACAAGCCTTACATCCAGGAGGCCGAGGAGGGCTCGTGCTTCGACTCCTTCATGGCCATGTGGGACATCTCGGACGTGCGGGCCGACATCTCGGAGCAAGTTCGCAATGTTG GCAGGACAGTCATGGGTCGCCCCAGGAACTCTTATTTTGGCGAGGCGCAGAGCGACGGAGAGCGCTCGGGCCTCCTCTCCTCGTCGGCCTCTCAAGACGCCATCGCGGAGGCGGCGTCCGACCCGGTGACGCCCAAGGGGCACTACCAGGGCATGGGGAGCACCCAGACGCCGCACTCTGTGTCGGCCCCCGCCGGGCTCAGCCACGCCCACTGGGACCAAGGACACGAGGCTGAAGAACATGTCGCCCATAGCGACGGAAGCAAAGAGCCGGAAGACGCAGACTTGATCGCCATCACTTAG